Within the Zea mays cultivar B73 chromosome 10, Zm-B73-REFERENCE-NAM-5.0, whole genome shotgun sequence genome, the region GCACACAGATTCCCAAGAAGTGCTTGCACGATAGGCGACGGGAGTCGTCAAAATCTACTGGCGCCACACCAGCAAGAGCTCCTATTTCTCTCTCCTTTGAAATCTCGGCGGCGCACTGGATAGATGGTCAGGGGAGGCTCGATTCTTATACCCCGGTTGCCAAATCTGTTGCCGAGGAAGGCGAATATCGGAGGATTCCCGGTAGAGTTTGCGACGCGGGATTAGAACAACCCGAGGACGAGGCGAGCCCGACACCATGGGCCCACACGCTTCCGCTGCACTGGGACAGACCGGGTTCGTGAGTGCGCATCCGCTGGGTCATGCGCGTGGAGCCGCTGAAGCCGCGCAGCCAGCGGAGACCGCCGCGCACCCCGGTGTTCAGTTTATGAAGAAGATGACGTACAGCCCGGTCCCACCAAGCGGTGAACCAATGGTCAGAAGCACGGAGCGATGACGCTGGCGATGAGGGCCCACGCGACGACGAGGGCGCGCGATGCGCGCGGCGACGGAAGGAGCTGGTGGCGTGGGTCCCACGTGTAAGTGGTTGCGACCAGATTGGGTCGCGCAAGAGGGGACGGGATGGGCCGAGAACTTGGAAATTCGGCCCATGACGAGGTCTGTTGTTTTTCTCCTTTAGTTCTTCACTTCCATTTTCTATTTAAACCTCAAATTTATTTCTAgttccaatttgaaattttcaaaccaaattcaaattccTATTTTGCATTTCAGATCCCCAATCACAATTATATATAATCCAAATCCTACTATTTCCACTATTATTATTTATTCACCTTCCCATTATTTAATTCTAACAACAATTTACTTTATTACAAATTCCCTTTCTCATGTTATATTTTAATTTATAAGTTGAGATCAAATGTAAATTATGACTCCTCATTTCACTAAAATGCACCCCAACAAATTCATAAGCATGGAATGCCCattcctttatttatttattgttacTTGATTAATTTAATATTATTATCTAACTATGAAAAGGAAGGGAActaataaatctccaaaaaggcttCGAAAATTCCTTAAAATACTAACATAATTATATCTATTTTTTATATCATTTTttggggctttacaaatcctacccccttaacagaaatctcgccctcgagatttgtaTGAAAAAGGATGTATACCCATATtgtctcaaaacatatgcacaaacaagaaTCTCTGCATGATGCATAACTTATTAGCAAAACACAGGGTCAAGTcgaccttattattattcctaaaatagtaacatgctaactactagctaaactaatatttaggtcttacaaatagtaaaatatatctatatatatctatatttatGTTTATTTCTATTTATGTTCTACTCTTGTTGCTCGTTGACTTCTTCACCGACTACTTCATCCTCAACTAGCACTTCTTCTTGAATTTCAAGTTCACCCGGCTCAGCTTCTACTTCTCCATGGTTGGCTTGCCCCCGGTTGACAGATAAGGGCTGACTCTTTCCTGCCGAAGCCTGGCCTTGCTTCATTGGAGCTGGTGTAGTGTAGGCAGCCCTGTTGGGATAGTAGTTGGCATAGTGTCCCGattgtccacacttgaagcatgccctGTTGGTGGATGTGTTAGGAGCAACAGGTCCTGTTGGGGTGCTTGCTGGCGGAGGAGCAGTTGGTGCCTGTTGAGTTTGCTGCCCGGAACCGCCACGAGCTGGTGTACTTGGAGTGGTAGTATAGCGAGGACGGCAACTACTTCCAGCCTGTCCCTGGTTGGCAGCCcttctgaaagttgcctagaggggggtgaatagggcgaatctgaaatttacaaacttaagcacaactacaagccgggttagcgttagaaatataaacgagtccgagagagagggcgcaaaacaaatcgtgagcaaataaagagcgagacacaatgatttgttttaccgaggtttggttcttgcaaacctactccccgttgaggtggtcacgaagaccgggtctctctcaaccctttccctctctcaaacggtcacttagaccgagtgagcttctcttctcaatcaaacggaacacgaagttcccgcaaggaccaccacacaattggtgtctcttgccttggttacaattgagtttgatcacaagaagaatgagaaagaaaagaagcaatccaagcgcaagagctcaaatgaacacaacaaatcactctctctaatcactaaagctttgtgtggagttgggagaggatttgatctctttggtgtgtcttgtattgaatgctatagctcttgtaaggtgtagaagtgtagaaacttggatgacttgaatgtggggtggttgggggtatttatagccccaaccaccaaactagccgtttggtgagggctgctgtcgcatggcgcaccggacagtgtccggtgcgccagccacgtcacccggccgttagggttcgacccttGGAGCTCTCACTGGTGgggtcgcctggctgtccggtggtgcaccggacaggtactgtagactgtccggtgtgccgtctcgcgcgtgcctgacttctgcgcgctctagcgcgcataatatgcctctgcaggtgaccgttggcgccgtagtagtcgttgctccgctggcacaccggacagtccggtgtgcaccggacactgtctggtgactcaccagacagtccggtgaattatagcggagcggattcccgaagctggcgagttcagagttgctctcccttggggcaccagacactgtccggtggtgcaccggacagtccggtgaattatagcggagctcctctgaaaaatcccgaaggtgaagagttgggcatCGAGttccgtggtgcaccggacactgtccggtggcacaccggacagtctggtgcgccagaccaggggactCTTCGGTATACttggctcctttgttttgaacccctaTTCTTagacttgtattggtttgttgtgaacctttggcacctgtaaagacttatggactagagcaaactagttagttcaataatttgtgttggccaattcaaccaccaaaatcatttaggaaaaaggtgtaagcctatttccctttcaatctccccctttttggtgattgatgccaacacaaaccaaagcaaatataaaagtgtagaattgaactagtttgcatattgtAAGTGCAAAAGGTTACTTAAAATTGAAAccaatattttcataagatatgcaaggattgattttctttcttatttaacattttggaccacgcttgcaccacatattttgtttttgcaaaggttttggaaattcttttcaaagtcttttgcaaagagtcaaaggtaaatgaataagattcttgagaagcatttacaagatttgaaattttctccccctgtttcaaatgcttttcctttgactagacaaaactcccccttaatgaaatcctcctcttagtgttcaagagggttttgatgttaattttgaagagggtataccaatttgaaattatatcacaaataagataccaatttgaaaatacttctttaaaaccaaattgaaagactaaaatttttgaaattggtggtggtgcggtccttttgctttgggctcatgctctctccccctttggcataaatcgccaaaaacagaatcattagagccctttgaattactttctccccctttggtcatgaataaatgagtgaagattataccaaagttggagagtgatgcggagcaacggcgaaggatgagtaagtcgatggagtggagtggaagccttgtcttcgccgaagactccaattccctttcaatacaccttttgatcgacggatttacctcccgcgtcgaggtcgagatgcccattggttcccatgggtgtcttgatgggcttggcatccttcatcccaaacttgtttagaatgtcttgaatatacttcgtttggctaatgaaggtgccctcttggagttgcttcacttgaaatcccaagaagtacttcaactcccccatcatcgacatctcgaatttctgtgtcatgatcctactaaattccttacATGTAgagtcattagtagatccaaatatgatatcatcaacataaatttggcatacaaacaaatcattgtcaagagttttagtaaataaagtaggatcgacttttccaactttgaagccattagtgataaggaaaactcttaggcattcataccatgctcttggggcttgcttgagcccataaagcgccttagagagtttgtaaacatagttagggtactcactatcttcaaatctgggaggttgctcaacatagatctcttccttgattggtccattgataaaggcacttttcacgtccatttggtaaagcttaaagccatggtaagtagcataggcaagtaatatgtgaattgactcaagcctagctacgggtgcataggtttcaccgaaatccaaaccttcgacttgtgagtatcccttggccacaagtcgggcttttttccttgtcaccacaccatgctcgtcttgcttgttgcggaagacccacttggttcctacaacattttgattaggacgtggaaccaaatgtcatacctcgttcctagtgaagttgttgagctcctcttgcatcgccaccacccaatccgaatcttgtagtgcttcctctaccctgtgtggctcaatagaggaaaaagagtaatgctcacaaaaatgtgcaacacgagatctagtggttacccccttatgaatgtcgccgagaatggtgtcgacggggtgatctcgttggattgcttggtggactcttgggtgtggcggccttggttcttcatcctccttgtcctgatcatttgcatctcccccttgatcattgtcgtcatcttgaggtggctcatcttgttgatcttctccttcatcaacttgagcctcatcctcattttgagttggtggagatgcttgcgtggaggaggatggttgatcttgtgcatttggaggctcttcggattccttaggacacacatccccaatggacatgttccttagcgcgatgcacggagcctcttcatcacctatctcatcaagatcaacttgctctacttgagagccgttagtctcatcaaacacaacgtcacaagaaacttcaactagtcccgaggacttgttaaagactctatatgcccttgtgtttgagtcatatcctagtaaaaagccttctagtcttaggaacaaatttagattttctacctcttttaacaagaataaagcatttgctaccaaagactctaaaatatgaaatattggactttttactggttaggagttcgtatgatgtcttcttgaggattcggtgtagatacaaccggttgatggcgtagcagacgGTGTTGAccacttcggcccaaaaccgatccgaagtcttgtactcatcaagcatggtccttgccatgtccaatagagttcgattcttcctctccactacaccattttgttgtggcgtgtagggagaagagaactcatgtttgatgccctcctcctcaaggaagccttcaatttgagagttcttgaactccactccgttgttgcttctaattttcttgatccttaagccgaactcattttgagcccgtctcaagaatccctttaaggtttcttgggtatgagatttttcctgcaaaaagaacacccaagtgaagcgagaatagtcatccacaataactagacagtacttactctcgccgatgcttatgtaagctatcgggccgaataggtccatgtgtaggagctccagtggcctgtcagtcgtcatgatgttcttgtgtggatgatgaacaccaacttgcttccctgcctgacatgcgctacaaatcctgtctttctcaaagtgaacatttgttagtcccaaaatgtgttctccctttagaagtttgtgaagattcttcattccaacatgtgctagtcggcgatgccagagccagcccatgttagtcttagcaattaagcaagtgtcgaattcagctctatcaaaatctaccaagtatagctgaccctctaacactcccttaaatgctaatgaatcatcacttcttctaaagacagtaacacctatatctgtaaaaagacagttgtagcccattttacataattgcgaaactgaaagcaagttgtaatctaaagagtctacaagaaaaaacattggaaatggaatggtcaggtgatatagcaattttacccaatcctttgaccaaaccttgatttccatccccgaatgtaatagctcgttggggatcttggtttttctcataggaggagaacatcttcttctccccagtcatgtggtttgtgcacccgctatcaatgatccaacttgagcctccggatgcataaacctacaaaacaggtttagttcttggttttaggtacccaaacggttttgggtcctttggcattagatacaagaactttcggtacccaaacacaagtctttgatcccttgtgtttgcccccaacaaacttggcaactaccttgctggatttgttagttaaaacatacgatgcatcaaaagttttaaatgaaatgttagaatcatttgatgcattaggagttttcttcttagggaattttgcatgggttgattgcctagaactagatgtctcacccttatacataaaagcatggttagggccagagtgagacttcctagaatgaattctcctaattttgctctcgggataaccggcagggtacaaaatgtaaccctcgttatcctgaggcatgggagccttgcccttaacaaaattagacaatcttttaggaggggcattaagtttgacattgtcccccttttggaagccaatgccatccttgatgccagggcgtctcccactatagagcatgcttctagcaaatttaaatttttcattttctaagtcatgctcggcaattttagcattaagttgagctatgtgatcattttgtttcttaattaaagctaggtgatcatgaatagcatcaacattaatgtctctacatatagtgcaaatggaaacatgttcaacggtagatgtagaaggtttgcaagattttagttcaacaatcttagcatgtaaaatgtcattttcacttctaagattggaaattgtaacattgcaaacatctaagtctttagccttagcaattaatttttcattatcatttctaaggctagcaagagaaacatttaattcttcaatcttagcaagtaattcaacattatcatctctaagattgggaattgaagcctcacaaatatttgaatcaaccttagcaattaaactagcattctcatttctaaggttggtgataacatcatggcatgtgcttagctcactagataatttttcacacttttctacttctagagcataagcatttttaaccttaacatgcttcttattttccttaattaggaagtcctcttgagaatctaagaggtcatccttctcatgaatagcactaattaattcatttaatttttctttttgttgcatgttgaggttggcaaaaagagtacgcaaattatcctcctcatcactagcattatcttcatcactagaagtctcatacttagtggaggattttgattttaccttcttctttttatcgtccttggccatgaggcacttgtggccgacgttggggaagaggagtcccttggtgatggcgatgtttgcggcgtcctcgtcggaggaggaatcggtggacctctcgtcggagtcccactcccggcaaacatggcatcgccgcccttcttcttgtagtacctcttcttctcctttcttctccccttcttgtcgtcgcccctatcactatcacttgataatggacattttgcaataaagtgaccgggcttaccacatttgtagcatactttcttggagcggggcttgtagtccttccccctcctttgcttgaggatttgacagaagctcttgatgatgagcgacatctcctcattgtcgagcttagaggcgtcgattggttgtctacttgatgtagactcctccttcttctcctctgttgccttgaatgcaaccggttgtgcttcgggcgtggaggggccatctagctcgatgatcttctttgagcctttgatcatcaactcaaagctcacaaaattacctattacttcctcgggggtcattagtgtatatctaggattaccatgaattaattgaacttgagtagggttaaggaagacaagtgatctaagaataaccttaaccacctcatggtcatcccatttcttactcccgaggttgcgcacttggttcaccaaagttttgagccggttgtacatttcttgtggctcttccccttggcgaagtcgaaagcgaccgagctccccctcgatcgtctcccgcttggtgatcttggtcacctcgtctccttcgtgcgcggtcttgagcacgtcccaaatctccttagcactcttcaacccttgcaccttattatactcctctcgacttagagaggcgaggagtatagttgtggcttgggagttgaagtgttggatttgggccacttcgtcctcatcataatcttcatcccctacggatggtacctgtacaccaaactcaacaacatcccatatacttttgtggagtgaggttaggtgatatcgcatcatatcactccacctagcataatcttcaccatcaaacgttggtggtttgcccaatgggacggaaagtaatggcgtatgtttagaaatgcgaggatagcgtaaggggatcttactaaacttcttgcgctcatggcgcttagaagttacggacggcgtgtcggagccggaggtggatggcgacgaggagtcggtctcgtagtagaccactttcctcatcttcttcttcttgtcaccgctccgacgcgacttgtgtgaaggggattccttttccttccccttgtttcgggactctcccgatggagctttcccgtggcttgtagcaggcttctcgccggtcaccatctccttcttggtgtgatctcccgacatcacttcgagcggttaggctctaatgaagcaccgggctttgatatcaattgaaagtcgcctagaggggggggtgaatagggcgaatctgaaatttacaaacttaagcacaactacaagccgggttagcgttagaaatataaacgagtccgagagagagggcgcaaaacaaatcgtgagcaaataaagggcgagacacaatgatttgttttaccgaggttcgattcttgcaaacctactccccgttgaggtggtcacgaagaccgggtctctctcaaccctttccctctctcaaacggtcacttagaccgagtgagcttctcttctcaatcaaacggaacacgaagttcccgcaaggaccaccacacaattggtgtctcttgccttggttacaattgagtttgatcacaagaagaatgagaaagaaaagaagcaatccaagcacaagagctcaaatgaacacaacaaatcactctctctaatcactaaagctttgtgtggagttgggagaggatttgatctctttggtgtgtcttgtattgaatgctatagctcttgttaggtgtagaagtgtagaaacttggatgacttgaatgtggggtggttgggggtatttatagccccaaccaccaaactagccgtttggtgagggctgctgtcgcatggcgcaccggacagtccggtgcgccaccggacagtgtccggtgcgccagccacgtcacccggccgttagggttcgaccgttggagctttgactggtggggtcgcctggatgtccggtggtgcaccggatatgtactgtagactgtctggtgtgccgtctcgcgcgtgcctgacttctgcgcgctctggcgcgcattaaatgtctctgcaggtgaccgttggcgccgtagtagctgttgctccgctggcacaccggacagtccggtgtgcaccggacacaggggagcggattcctgaagctggcgagttcagagttgctctcccttggggcaccggacactgtccggtggtgcaccgtacagtccggtgaattatagcggagcttctCTGAAaaatcccgaaggtgaagagttgggcgtcgagttccttggtgcaccggacactgtccggtggcacaccggacagtccggtgcgccagaccaggggacacTTCGGTATACTTGGCTCCTTTGTTTTGAGCCCCTATTCTTagacttgtattggtttgttgtgaacctttggcacctgtaaagacttatggactagagcaaactagttagttcaataatttgtgttggccaattcaaccaccaaaatcatttaggaaaaggtgtaagcatatttccctttcaccttcttTTCTCTCCAAACTCACACCTCTTGTTTTCCACATCAATAGTTTGTCAAGTAGTCTTTGGAAGGACAGGAATGTGTGCGATACCAGTTGATATTGTAGGGGTCCAATGAAACCGTCCAGAAAGAGCTCCTGCTTCTTCTCATCGTCTTCAACATCCctaggagcatatcgagatagctgaataaatttgtccctatattcgctcatggacatacttccttgcttgagggatagaaactcctttcttttaatcttcatgagtcccgcaggaatatggtaattcctgaattgaGTAGAGAATTCTGC harbors:
- the LOC118473551 gene encoding uncharacterized protein — its product is MSGDHTKKEMVTGEKPATSHGKAPSGESRNKGKEKESPSHKSRRSGDKKKKMRKVVYYETDSSSPSTSGSDTPSVTSKRHERKKFSKIPLRYPRISKHTPLLSVPLGKPPTFDGEDYARWSDMMRYHLTSLHKSIWDVVEFGVQVPSVGDEDYDEDEVAQIQHFNSQATTILLASLSREEYNKVQGLKSAKEIWDVLKTAHEGDEVTKITKRETIEGELGRFRLRQGEEPQEMYNRLKTLVNQVRNLGSKKWDDHEVVKVILRSLVFLNPTQVQLIHGNPRYTLMTPEEVIGNFVSFELMIKGSKKIIELDGPSTPEAQPVAFKATEEKKEESTSSRQPIDASKLDNEEMSLIIKSFCQILKQRRGKDYKPRSKKVCYKCGKPGHFIAKCPLSSDSDRGDDKKGRRKEKKRYYKKKGGDAMFAGSGTPTRGPPIPPPTRTPQTSPSPRDSSSPTSATSASWPRTIKRRR